Proteins from one Chloroflexota bacterium genomic window:
- a CDS encoding phosphatidate cytidylyltransferase — translation MRQRLISALFLVPLGIAAIYYGSWYYFILMAVLVTLAAKEYADLFRAGGHQPNSALVAGGTLAIIINQAFDLFGDAPWSRDPSWLVSSLLLISMAFHLFQYERGRDNAATDFAITVSGFVYFGLLGAYLVLLRQLPEGLWWVMLALPAIWFADSGAYFYGRVYGRKKFSPRLSPKKTWEGYIAGIVTSIIGTTLFAILWRIPAGPETAITPFAGALLGFVISIIAPLGDLGESMIKRQFGVKDSSHLIPGHGGAFDRIDSWLWAGMIGYYIIVWFLI, via the coding sequence ATGCGTCAACGACTAATTAGCGCCCTTTTTCTGGTTCCGTTGGGTATCGCTGCTATTTATTATGGTAGTTGGTACTATTTTATTTTAATGGCTGTGTTGGTAACACTGGCCGCTAAAGAATATGCAGATCTGTTCCGCGCTGGAGGACATCAGCCCAATAGCGCTTTAGTTGCTGGGGGGACGTTGGCAATTATCATCAATCAGGCCTTTGATCTTTTTGGCGATGCCCCGTGGTCGCGCGATCCGAGTTGGCTGGTTAGTAGTTTGCTCCTGATTAGCATGGCATTCCACCTTTTCCAGTACGAACGTGGGCGCGATAACGCGGCGACAGACTTTGCCATTACAGTCTCCGGTTTTGTATACTTTGGTTTGTTAGGAGCATACCTGGTTTTATTGCGCCAACTTCCCGAAGGATTGTGGTGGGTTATGCTGGCTTTACCCGCGATCTGGTTTGCCGACTCGGGCGCGTATTTTTATGGGCGCGTCTATGGCCGCAAGAAATTCAGCCCGCGCCTCAGCCCCAAGAAAACCTGGGAAGGCTATATCGCCGGGATTGTGACCAGCATCATTGGCACAACGCTTTTTGCCATACTCTGGCGTATCCCCGCCGGGCCGGAAACGGCCATCACGCCCTTCGCTGGCGCGCTGCTTGGATTTGTGATTTCCATCATCGCTCCTCTGGGCGATTTGGGCGAAAGTATGATCAAGCGACAATTTGGAGTGAAGGATTCCAGCCACTTAATCCCTGGTCACGGTGGGGCATTTGACCGCATTGATAGCTGGTTATGGGCCGGAATGATCGGCTATTACATCATCGTGTGGTTTCTCATATAA